In one Echinicola marina genomic region, the following are encoded:
- the araA gene encoding L-arabinose isomerase: protein MKNLKENEVWFITGSQHLYGEETLRQVAEHAQIIAKELHNSEKIAVSIVYKPVVKTTEEIYAIVQEANQAPNCIGLITWMHTFSPAKMWINGLKILQKPLLHLHTQFNQDIPWNSIDMDFMNLNQSAHGDREFGFITSRMKVSRKVVVGHWQDKELHGEIDVWSRAASGWHDWQGAKFARFGDNMRYVAVTDGDKVEAELKFGFSVNTYAVGDLVEKINAVSDVQLKALIEEYEATYTLSDDLKANGSKRHSLLDAAKIEIGMRTFLEEGGFKGFSNTFEDLHGMKQLPGIATQRLMADGYGYAGEGDWKTAALVRAMKVMGTGLDGGNAFMEDYTYHFDPNNSLVLGSHMLEVDPCLTKDKPSCEVHPLGIGGKEDPVRLVFNGTGGDGLNASIVDMGNRFRLIVNEVEAVAPLKDLPKLPVARVMWKPMPDMKTGCAAWILAGGAHHTCFSQNLSSEHLNDFATMAGIETVNIDKETTIRGIQNELKWSDAYYQFNKK from the coding sequence ATGAAAAATTTAAAAGAAAACGAAGTTTGGTTTATCACAGGAAGTCAGCACTTGTATGGTGAGGAGACTTTGCGCCAGGTAGCCGAACATGCCCAAATCATAGCCAAAGAGTTGCACAACTCTGAAAAAATCGCTGTAAGTATTGTCTATAAACCTGTAGTAAAAACTACCGAAGAGATTTATGCGATAGTCCAAGAAGCCAATCAAGCACCCAACTGTATTGGTCTGATCACCTGGATGCATACTTTCTCACCTGCAAAAATGTGGATCAATGGACTGAAAATCTTACAGAAACCACTCCTCCATCTGCACACGCAGTTCAATCAAGACATCCCTTGGAATTCAATCGATATGGATTTCATGAACTTGAATCAAAGTGCACATGGAGACCGTGAGTTTGGATTTATCACTTCCAGAATGAAAGTAAGCAGAAAAGTGGTAGTTGGCCATTGGCAGGATAAGGAATTGCATGGGGAGATCGATGTTTGGTCCAGAGCTGCCAGCGGATGGCATGACTGGCAAGGCGCCAAATTTGCCCGTTTTGGAGACAATATGCGCTACGTTGCTGTAACCGATGGGGACAAAGTCGAAGCAGAGCTTAAATTCGGCTTCTCCGTCAATACCTATGCTGTGGGGGACTTGGTAGAAAAAATAAACGCAGTAAGCGATGTCCAGTTAAAAGCGCTGATTGAAGAGTATGAGGCAACTTATACACTATCGGATGATCTTAAGGCCAATGGTTCAAAAAGACATTCCCTACTAGATGCTGCCAAAATAGAAATCGGGATGAGGACCTTCCTTGAAGAAGGTGGCTTCAAAGGCTTTTCCAATACTTTTGAGGACCTTCACGGCATGAAACAACTTCCTGGAATTGCTACCCAAAGACTAATGGCAGATGGCTATGGCTACGCTGGAGAAGGCGACTGGAAAACAGCTGCTTTGGTTCGTGCCATGAAAGTTATGGGTACAGGATTGGATGGCGGAAATGCTTTTATGGAAGACTATACCTACCATTTTGACCCGAATAACAGCCTCGTTTTAGGCTCACATATGCTAGAGGTAGACCCATGCCTTACCAAGGACAAACCTAGCTGCGAAGTACACCCCTTGGGTATTGGAGGTAAAGAAGATCCAGTAAGGCTGGTATTCAATGGAACGGGTGGAGACGGTTTAAACGCTTCTATTGTAGATATGGGTAACAGATTCAGACTGATTGTCAATGAAGTAGAAGCCGTAGCTCCACTAAAAGATCTCCCTAAGCTCCCTGTTGCCCGTGTAATGTGGAAACCAATGCCAGATATGAAGACTGGTTGCGCTGCTTGGATTTTGGCCGGCGGGGCGCACCATACTTGCTTTAGTCAAAATTTAAGCAGTGAACACTTAAATGACTTTGCCACCATGGCCGGTATAGAAACTGTCAATATTGACAAAGAGACTACCATTAGAGGCATTCAGAATGAGTTGAAGTGGAGTGATGCTTATTACCAATTCAACAAAAAATAA
- a CDS encoding sodium/sugar symporter: MSVGFSTLDYVIFILYALAIVSVGLWVSRSKKGLEKTAQEYFLADKSLTWWAVGASLIAANISAEHFIGTSGSGFAIGLGIAAYEWIAALALILVAKYFLPIFLEHGVYTMPQFLSERFNKGVSTAFAVFWLLVYVFVNLTSVSYLGALALDKIMGVPLQYGIIGLLVFSGIYSIYGGLEAVAWTDVVQVVVLIGGGLITTFLALDAVGMGEGIIAGMGNLYSDAKDHFIMIMPQGATMVPDGAGGERDAFQDLPGLAVILGGMWLTNLGYWGFNQYIIQKGLAAKSIQEAKKGLIFAGFLKILMPIIVVIPGIAAYVLINDYTPEQLSALLNLPIEHIGQIQKSDEAYPWLLKNFVPDGIRGLAFAALAAAIVSSLASMINSTSTIFTMDIYKVYFKPNANNHDMVKTGRIVAVIALLIAMFVAPQLASLDQVFQYIQEYTGYIYPGVVVVFGMGLLWRQATANAALWTAIATIPAGIIFKVFYPEMPFLLRMGYVFIILCFIASVISFTEKKAFANPDFKSGKEAIKAVASGYFFIFLGLVSAIIGFALFDSYEYLGIESIFMLAALFLMVGIILYTNVKMEHADKKSFNVDPSLFNTATPFNLGAAGIILIVSLLYYFFWM, from the coding sequence ATGTCAGTAGGATTTTCTACCCTAGATTATGTTATTTTCATCCTATATGCGCTGGCCATTGTTTCGGTAGGCTTATGGGTTTCCAGATCAAAAAAAGGACTGGAAAAAACCGCTCAAGAATATTTCTTAGCAGACAAATCACTTACATGGTGGGCTGTAGGCGCCTCACTCATTGCTGCCAATATTTCTGCTGAGCATTTTATTGGAACATCAGGATCTGGCTTTGCTATCGGTTTGGGCATTGCGGCCTATGAATGGATTGCAGCATTGGCCCTCATCTTGGTCGCCAAATATTTTCTCCCCATATTTCTGGAGCATGGCGTCTATACCATGCCACAGTTCTTAAGTGAAAGGTTCAATAAAGGAGTAAGTACAGCCTTTGCCGTTTTCTGGCTTTTGGTATATGTGTTTGTTAACCTGACCTCTGTGAGTTATTTGGGGGCTTTGGCTTTGGATAAGATCATGGGAGTTCCGCTTCAATATGGCATTATTGGCCTACTGGTATTTTCGGGAATTTATTCCATCTATGGTGGATTGGAAGCAGTAGCCTGGACAGATGTAGTCCAAGTGGTCGTATTGATAGGCGGTGGTTTGATCACTACATTCCTTGCCTTGGATGCAGTTGGAATGGGAGAAGGTATTATTGCTGGTATGGGCAATCTATACAGTGATGCCAAAGATCATTTTATCATGATTATGCCTCAAGGCGCCACCATGGTTCCAGATGGAGCAGGAGGAGAGAGAGATGCTTTTCAAGATCTACCTGGATTGGCAGTTATTCTAGGAGGAATGTGGTTGACCAATTTAGGCTACTGGGGATTCAACCAGTATATCATTCAAAAGGGATTAGCTGCTAAAAGCATACAGGAAGCAAAAAAGGGATTGATTTTCGCTGGATTTCTGAAGATATTGATGCCCATCATCGTGGTCATACCAGGTATTGCAGCTTATGTACTTATCAATGATTATACTCCAGAGCAATTATCAGCACTGCTGAACCTACCCATTGAGCATATAGGCCAAATCCAAAAATCTGATGAAGCTTACCCTTGGCTTTTAAAGAACTTTGTCCCTGACGGTATTCGAGGTTTGGCCTTTGCAGCACTCGCCGCTGCTATAGTCTCTTCTCTAGCCTCTATGATCAACAGTACTTCCACCATCTTTACCATGGACATCTATAAGGTTTACTTTAAGCCTAATGCCAATAACCATGACATGGTAAAAACCGGTAGAATAGTGGCCGTTATCGCCCTCCTAATAGCCATGTTTGTGGCACCACAATTGGCTTCTTTAGATCAGGTGTTCCAATATATCCAAGAATATACCGGCTATATATACCCTGGAGTGGTGGTTGTATTCGGCATGGGCTTATTATGGAGACAAGCTACCGCTAACGCAGCTCTTTGGACAGCCATAGCAACCATCCCAGCGGGAATAATCTTCAAAGTATTCTACCCAGAAATGCCTTTTCTACTTAGAATGGGCTATGTATTCATCATACTTTGCTTCATTGCCTCTGTGATCAGCTTTACGGAGAAGAAAGCATTTGCCAACCCAGATTTCAAATCCGGAAAGGAAGCGATCAAAGCTGTAGCCTCTGGTTACTTCTTCATCTTCTTGGGATTGGTTTCAGCCATTATAGGTTTTGCATTGTTTGACAGTTATGAATACCTGGGCATAGAATCTATCTTTATGCTGGCCGCACTGTTCTTAATGGTAGGCATTATACTGTATACCAATGTCAAAATGGAACATGCAGACAAAAAATCCTTCAATGTCGATCCAAGCCTTTTTAATACGGCAACTCCATTTAACCTTGGAGCCGCAGGTATTATCCTAATTGTATCTCTCTTGTACTATTTCTTCTGGATGTAG
- a CDS encoding NUDIX hydrolase codes for MMKYSNQTRILTAIDCIIFGFDGSDYKLLLIQRGFAPEKEKWSLMGGFLQPQESLDGAANRILKKLTGLEDVYMEQLHTFSRPDRDPVERTIAVTYFALIDIQKYQKQINDDFHAHWFSMNELPDLIFDHNEMVEMAKSRLRYKAALHPILFELLPKKFTLPHLQAMYENLYETKIDKRNFTRKVLSTNMLIKEKDKDKTSSKKGAFYYRIDRSKYNDQFQTVLNFIPRNEMPGVNE; via the coding sequence ATGATGAAATACTCAAATCAAACGAGAATCTTAACAGCCATTGACTGTATCATTTTTGGCTTTGATGGTTCTGACTATAAATTACTTCTTATCCAAAGAGGCTTTGCCCCAGAAAAAGAAAAATGGAGTCTTATGGGCGGTTTCTTGCAGCCCCAAGAATCTCTAGATGGAGCTGCCAATCGAATTCTAAAAAAGCTTACAGGCCTCGAAGATGTCTATATGGAACAATTACATACTTTCAGTAGACCTGATAGAGACCCTGTAGAAAGGACCATTGCAGTAACTTATTTTGCCTTGATCGACATCCAGAAATACCAAAAACAAATCAATGATGACTTTCATGCACATTGGTTTTCCATGAATGAGTTGCCAGATTTGATTTTCGACCATAATGAAATGGTTGAAATGGCCAAATCCCGTCTAAGGTACAAAGCAGCCTTGCATCCTATTTTGTTTGAGCTTTTGCCAAAAAAATTCACCTTGCCGCATCTTCAGGCCATGTACGAAAACTTATACGAGACAAAAATCGATAAGCGGAACTTTACTAGAAAGGTATTATCAACCAATATGTTGATCAAAGAAAAAGATAAGGATAAGACCAGCTCTAAGAAAGGCGCCTTTTATTACCGAATCGATCGCTCCAAATACAATGACCAGTTTCAAACCGTCCTAAATTTCATTCCAAGAAATGAAATGCCGGGTGTTAATGAGTAA
- a CDS encoding VOC family protein: MKNNFKVLAILLLSLISMNTFSQTKLNHIAVYVEDLKVSNKFYKDFLGLEEIEEPFKDGLHTWYNIGNSQLHLIEQLPWTPPTINKINHLCFSMEDLDGFIAKLKENNISFEDWPGVKGKINMRPDGIRQIYIQDPNGYWIEVNDEH; the protein is encoded by the coding sequence ATGAAAAATAATTTCAAAGTATTAGCCATTTTATTACTATCTCTAATCAGCATGAACACCTTCAGTCAAACTAAACTGAACCATATCGCTGTTTATGTGGAAGACCTGAAAGTCAGCAATAAATTTTATAAAGACTTTCTCGGTTTGGAAGAAATTGAAGAACCTTTTAAAGATGGGTTACATACTTGGTATAATATAGGTAACAGTCAACTTCACCTGATCGAACAACTCCCTTGGACTCCGCCTACCATCAACAAAATCAACCACCTTTGTTTTAGTATGGAAGATTTAGATGGTTTTATTGCCAAATTAAAAGAGAATAATATTTCATTTGAAGATTGGCCAGGGGTAAAGGGCAAAATCAATATGCGACCAGATGGTATCAGACAAATCTATATCCAAGACCCCAATGGTTACTGGATTGAGGTTAATGACGAACATTAA
- a CDS encoding S41 family peptidase: protein MNTPKNTKAQIRLPIILALAISAGIWIGATFAEPQSDGNDLKAALYKLQEIITYIDRDYVDTVNTTQLVEHGIQKMLEELDPHSSYIPAKDADLAQSQLDGEFDGIGVEFGILRDTIYVVAPLTGGPSEKLGIQSGDQIIKVDGETVAGTGVTNRDVFDLLRGPKGSVVNVAIKRKNNKDLIDYAITRDKIPQYSINASYMINDEIGYVKITRFAATTYEEFKESLMDLKAQGMTKLVLDLQGNPGGYMGAAINIADEILADNALIVSQKGKVSRYNQKAFAMRPGLFEDGSVVVLINEGSASASEIVAGALQDNDRGLIVGRRSFGKGLVQMPIDLADGAELRLTIARYYTPSGRSIQKPYGEDAEEYSMDWINRFEHGEFFSADSIEFNDTLKYQTTKGRTVYGGGGIMPDYFVPMDTSMSSAYVNRLFGTDSHREFILDYLEKNKSKFEDMSFEDYYNNFEVTDKMLQQLVAIGERNKLEFDEKSFNKSKSYLKTLLKAHMSRNIYDDNAFYKVINDINEIYQQGLKLFDEAESLAFSPEAQENQ, encoded by the coding sequence GTGAACACCCCAAAAAACACCAAAGCACAAATCAGACTCCCCATTATACTGGCATTGGCCATCTCTGCAGGTATATGGATAGGAGCTACTTTTGCCGAGCCCCAATCAGACGGAAACGATCTGAAAGCTGCTCTTTATAAACTGCAGGAAATCATCACCTACATAGACAGGGACTATGTAGACACTGTCAATACCACACAGCTGGTGGAGCATGGTATCCAAAAAATGCTAGAGGAGCTGGACCCGCATTCCAGCTATATTCCCGCAAAGGATGCAGACCTTGCCCAATCGCAGCTCGATGGAGAATTTGATGGTATTGGAGTAGAATTTGGCATATTAAGAGATACTATCTATGTAGTGGCCCCTCTAACAGGTGGACCTTCTGAAAAGCTGGGCATTCAGTCAGGAGACCAAATCATCAAAGTTGACGGTGAAACTGTAGCAGGCACCGGTGTGACCAATAGAGACGTTTTCGATCTTTTGAGAGGACCAAAAGGCAGCGTAGTAAATGTAGCCATCAAAAGAAAAAACAATAAAGACCTCATTGACTATGCCATCACAAGGGATAAAATCCCTCAGTATAGCATCAACGCTTCTTATATGATCAACGATGAGATTGGTTATGTAAAAATCACCCGTTTTGCTGCTACGACCTATGAAGAGTTTAAGGAGTCCCTAATGGACTTAAAAGCCCAAGGAATGACCAAACTGGTACTAGACCTTCAGGGTAATCCAGGTGGATATATGGGTGCGGCGATCAACATCGCTGATGAAATCTTAGCTGACAATGCCCTGATCGTTTCCCAAAAGGGTAAAGTCAGCCGTTATAATCAAAAGGCTTTTGCCATGAGACCCGGCTTGTTTGAAGACGGCTCCGTGGTAGTTCTGATCAATGAGGGAAGTGCCTCTGCCTCTGAAATTGTGGCTGGTGCCTTGCAGGACAATGACCGAGGACTAATTGTAGGTCGCAGATCATTTGGAAAAGGTTTGGTGCAAATGCCTATAGACCTTGCCGATGGCGCAGAACTTAGACTAACCATTGCCAGATATTACACCCCTTCTGGAAGATCCATACAAAAGCCTTATGGTGAAGATGCCGAGGAATACAGTATGGATTGGATCAACAGATTTGAACATGGTGAGTTTTTCAGTGCGGACAGTATAGAGTTCAATGACACATTGAAATACCAAACCACCAAAGGAAGGACCGTTTATGGTGGCGGAGGTATCATGCCTGACTATTTTGTACCAATGGACACTTCTATGAGCAGTGCCTATGTCAACAGGTTATTTGGAACTGATTCCCATAGAGAGTTTATCCTAGACTATCTTGAGAAAAACAAAAGCAAATTTGAAGACATGAGCTTTGAAGACTATTATAACAACTTTGAAGTGACTGACAAGATGCTCCAACAACTGGTCGCCATTGGTGAACGCAACAAGCTGGAGTTTGATGAAAAAAGCTTTAATAAATCAAAATCTTATCTCAAGACCTTATTAAAAGCCCATATGAGTAGAAATATTTATGATGACAATGCCTTCTATAAAGTCATCAATGACATCAACGAAATCTACCAACAAGGTCTAAAATTATTTGATGAAGCCGAATCACTGGCTTTCAGTCCTGAAGCTCAGGAAAACCAATAA
- a CDS encoding hemerythrin domain-containing protein, which produces MPHISHIKKRSIGDLVQENYVFAGVLHYFGISFYNYEKQSLEDVCLAFKINPRQLINELEAWAWRKEPSREELYLRPIEVLVEYLKNKHHYFLRHELPFLSNIISGVNLKGEYVALLADLRLMFPLFVDDFIHHIHEEENTLFNRIKTLQEVESNHYRLEESLKVLQMPSIAGLAEEHEAHDDEMQGIRKLTKGYKLAENAPTAIKVLYHELQNFEKELIIHATIENELLFPKAVELEKEVKRNILKKIKSN; this is translated from the coding sequence ATGCCTCACATTTCTCATATAAAGAAACGTTCTATAGGAGACTTAGTTCAGGAGAATTATGTCTTTGCAGGAGTACTGCATTATTTTGGGATTAGTTTTTATAATTACGAAAAACAATCCTTGGAGGATGTGTGTCTGGCTTTTAAAATAAATCCCCGGCAGTTGATCAATGAATTAGAAGCCTGGGCATGGAGAAAAGAACCTAGCAGGGAGGAACTGTATTTAAGACCTATTGAGGTCTTGGTGGAATACTTGAAGAACAAGCATCATTATTTTTTGAGACATGAGCTGCCTTTCCTCTCCAATATTATCAGTGGAGTTAACCTCAAAGGGGAGTATGTGGCATTATTGGCTGATCTTCGCTTGATGTTTCCTCTCTTTGTGGATGACTTTATCCATCATATTCATGAGGAAGAAAACACTTTGTTCAATAGGATCAAGACTTTGCAGGAGGTTGAAAGTAACCATTACCGATTGGAGGAGTCTTTGAAGGTGCTTCAGATGCCGTCCATAGCGGGATTGGCTGAAGAACATGAGGCACATGATGATGAGATGCAAGGGATTCGAAAACTGACAAAAGGTTATAAACTTGCCGAAAATGCACCTACAGCTATCAAGGTATTGTACCATGAATTACAAAATTTTGAAAAGGAGCTGATTATCCATGCTACCATTGAAAATGAATTATTATTTCCCAAAGCTGTTGAATTAGAAAAAGAAGTGAAGAGGAATATTCTAAAAAAAATAAAGTCAAATTAG
- the ruvX gene encoding Holliday junction resolvase RuvX: MGRVLAIDLGTKRTGIAVTDILKITANPLETIRTMDLDKFLKDYVQKEDVEAIVVGHPKSMDGTDTQMTQPAIRLKDKLSKAYPDKKVILVDERFTSKMAMQSMIAMGSKKKDRKEKSGNLDKISAAIILQTYLDQI, encoded by the coding sequence ATGGGAAGGGTATTAGCGATAGATTTGGGAACAAAAAGAACTGGAATAGCCGTTACAGACATATTGAAGATCACCGCGAATCCGTTGGAAACAATCAGGACAATGGACCTGGATAAATTTCTGAAGGATTACGTACAAAAGGAAGATGTGGAGGCAATAGTCGTAGGTCATCCAAAATCAATGGATGGCACAGATACACAGATGACACAGCCTGCGATCAGGCTGAAAGACAAGTTGTCCAAGGCTTATCCAGATAAGAAAGTGATTTTGGTAGATGAACGGTTTACCTCCAAGATGGCCATGCAAAGTATGATCGCCATGGGCAGTAAAAAGAAGGACAGAAAAGAAAAATCAGGCAACCTGGACAAAATCAGTGCTGCCATTATATTACAAACCTATTTAGATCAAATATGA
- the def gene encoding peptide deformylase: protein MIYPIVAYGNPILKKEAEEINEGEDISALISDMYDTMDHASGVGLAAPQINRGIRLFVIDSTLMLDEESEEKGIRRAFINPIILDEYGDDYGFEEGCLSIPDVRAEVIRPEKLTIEYFDENWNLKEEEFSGMTARVIQHEYDHLEGILFVDYIKGIKKRMVKSKLIDVSKGKIPTDYRMIYPVK from the coding sequence ATGATATATCCGATTGTAGCTTACGGAAATCCGATATTAAAGAAAGAAGCAGAGGAAATTAACGAGGGAGAAGATATCAGTGCACTGATCTCGGATATGTATGATACCATGGATCATGCCAGCGGGGTAGGCTTGGCTGCACCACAAATCAATAGAGGTATTCGTCTTTTTGTTATTGACAGTACTTTAATGTTGGATGAGGAAAGCGAAGAAAAAGGGATCAGAAGGGCTTTTATCAATCCAATTATTCTTGATGAATATGGAGATGATTATGGTTTTGAAGAAGGCTGTTTGAGTATTCCCGATGTGAGGGCAGAAGTCATTCGTCCGGAGAAATTGACCATTGAGTATTTTGATGAAAACTGGAACCTAAAGGAAGAAGAGTTTTCAGGTATGACCGCGAGGGTGATCCAACATGAGTACGACCATTTGGAAGGAATACTTTTTGTGGATTATATCAAAGGCATTAAAAAAAGAATGGTCAAAAGTAAGTTGATTGATGTCAGCAAAGGAAAGATTCCTACAGATTATAGGATGATCTATCCAGTAAAATAG
- a CDS encoding amidohydrolase: MQNLKVALVQTDLYWQDRAANLAMLEEKIWPLQGKVDLIVLPEMFPTGFSMEAEKLAEPMNFTTTKWLKQMAAQSKAVVTGSVIVKEGKEFFNRLLWVTPEGEVLHYDKRHLFRMANEDDHYSMGKGNQVFELKGWKILPQVCYDLRFPVWSRNISDGEGNMDYDMVFYIASWPAARESAWDILLKARAVENLCYSIGVNRVGEDGNGITYSGHSAAYDFKGGTLAFSEKVEEELIVELDAERLMEYRQKFPAWKDADHFKML; the protein is encoded by the coding sequence ATGCAAAACCTCAAAGTAGCACTTGTACAAACTGACCTTTATTGGCAAGACAGAGCAGCTAATTTGGCCATGTTAGAAGAGAAAATCTGGCCTTTGCAAGGAAAGGTGGATTTGATCGTTTTGCCTGAGATGTTTCCAACTGGATTTTCAATGGAGGCGGAGAAACTGGCCGAGCCTATGAATTTTACCACTACCAAATGGCTGAAACAAATGGCAGCCCAAAGCAAAGCGGTGGTAACCGGCAGTGTGATCGTTAAGGAAGGCAAGGAGTTTTTTAACCGACTACTTTGGGTTACCCCTGAAGGAGAAGTATTGCATTATGATAAGCGTCATCTGTTCAGAATGGCCAATGAGGATGATCATTACAGTATGGGAAAGGGTAATCAGGTCTTTGAGTTGAAAGGCTGGAAAATTCTGCCTCAAGTATGTTATGATTTGCGTTTTCCGGTATGGTCCAGAAATATCTCCGATGGTGAGGGGAATATGGATTATGATATGGTGTTTTATATTGCTTCTTGGCCTGCAGCAAGGGAAAGTGCTTGGGATATATTGTTAAAAGCCCGAGCCGTTGAAAACCTTTGTTATTCCATAGGTGTGAACAGGGTCGGTGAAGATGGAAATGGCATTACCTATTCGGGGCATTCCGCAGCCTATGATTTCAAGGGCGGAACATTGGCCTTTTCGGAAAAGGTAGAAGAAGAATTGATCGTGGAGTTGGATGCAGAAAGACTTATGGAGTATAGACAAAAATTCCCTGCCTGGAAGGATGCCGATCATTTCAAAATGTTGTGA
- a CDS encoding FG-GAP-like repeat-containing protein encodes MRYLFPFFLIFSFYSSYAQKAYQFSEISIQQNGEILPMPFAGGINAAQVQSMDTNGDGKEELVIWDINSRSIKVFQNTNGQYKELPYMPYFFPKDISGFMVLADYDGDGKKDLFTSTAFGIKAYKNITTDGKTNPEWEVAETYLKLENGSNFQANNLDIPAIQDLDGDGDLDIVIFNYAAGDYLEYYKNTSIERTGNSDIDAFAAPEIRWGNFEFCGCGSFAFGQTCDGDPISRKIPGDENSAIEHSGGHSILLKDFNGDGIVDMMMGQDECNTLYYLENEGSNTDPIFNSFSTNLPGKGNFPQFPIFHIPQILDDQLLVSTNSSETTLTAGIDFSQSLYLLDQNLSPISKAFLQEDMLDLGENTRPFFRGNASSGALILTANTIKNGEATGQAFLYDLSNETLKLIETDYLGLSQLGLNDLQYLEYTNTEQDNHLFISGTEIKDFLLVRKLYYSNSQNVQNLQEISIPNTTLRPNDHFEFYQHQGEDYMLLAKQTGELQRYKVTFENSPQFELLDSNYLGFADSPASRNLIVKVSNNNGQLDLYAIDQSGVLAFIPGFNQLNSALNTQLLKIPDGSIQETRFSRNTWISTIPQTFGNKVDLLLGNRAGGLRLLKDISTNTNPPEEGQLLLKIYPNPTIGPVELIASQAGEARLISSMGQILMESFNLKANTLQTIDLSSFPSGLYLLDFISNKGKRMTKKLIVR; translated from the coding sequence ATGAGATACCTGTTTCCCTTCTTTTTGATATTTTCGTTCTACTCCAGCTATGCCCAAAAGGCCTATCAATTTTCAGAAATATCCATCCAACAAAATGGAGAAATTTTACCCATGCCATTTGCAGGAGGAATCAATGCCGCTCAGGTTCAAAGCATGGACACCAATGGAGATGGGAAAGAGGAACTGGTCATTTGGGATATCAATTCCAGATCAATCAAGGTATTCCAAAACACCAATGGACAGTACAAAGAGCTTCCCTATATGCCTTATTTTTTTCCAAAGGACATAAGTGGCTTCATGGTCTTGGCAGATTATGACGGGGATGGAAAAAAAGACCTGTTTACCAGCACAGCCTTTGGCATCAAAGCATATAAAAACATCACAACAGACGGCAAAACCAATCCTGAATGGGAAGTAGCGGAAACCTATTTGAAACTCGAAAATGGTTCCAATTTCCAAGCCAACAACCTTGATATTCCCGCTATCCAAGATTTGGATGGAGATGGGGATTTGGACATTGTAATTTTCAACTATGCTGCTGGAGATTATCTGGAATATTATAAAAACACCAGCATTGAAAGAACAGGAAACAGCGATATTGATGCCTTCGCTGCGCCAGAGATACGCTGGGGGAATTTCGAGTTTTGTGGATGTGGTAGTTTTGCCTTCGGTCAAACCTGTGATGGCGACCCAATTTCCAGAAAAATCCCTGGCGATGAAAATAGCGCCATTGAGCATTCTGGCGGGCATTCCATTTTATTGAAAGATTTCAATGGAGATGGCATCGTGGATATGATGATGGGGCAGGATGAATGCAATACGCTTTATTATTTGGAAAATGAAGGCAGTAATACTGATCCCATTTTCAATAGCTTCAGCACCAATTTGCCCGGAAAAGGAAACTTTCCTCAATTCCCCATATTCCACATTCCCCAAATTTTGGATGATCAGCTTTTGGTCAGCACCAACAGTTCTGAGACTACCTTAACAGCAGGAATTGATTTCTCTCAAAGCCTTTATTTATTGGACCAAAACCTTTCCCCCATCAGCAAAGCCTTTTTGCAGGAGGACATGTTGGATTTAGGAGAAAATACCAGACCTTTCTTTAGGGGAAATGCCAGCTCTGGAGCACTTATCTTAACTGCCAATACGATCAAGAATGGTGAGGCGACAGGACAAGCCTTCCTTTATGATTTGTCAAATGAAACCCTGAAATTAATTGAGACCGATTATCTGGGTTTATCGCAATTGGGATTGAATGATTTGCAGTATTTGGAATATACCAACACTGAGCAGGATAATCACCTTTTTATTTCAGGCACTGAAATAAAAGACTTCCTTCTGGTAAGAAAACTATATTATTCAAACAGTCAAAACGTCCAAAACCTACAAGAAATCAGCATTCCCAACACTACTCTTCGTCCTAATGATCATTTTGAGTTTTACCAACACCAAGGTGAGGATTATATGTTGCTGGCCAAGCAAACTGGAGAGTTGCAGCGCTACAAAGTCACATTTGAGAACTCTCCCCAATTCGAATTGTTGGATAGCAATTATTTGGGTTTTGCTGACAGTCCTGCAAGTAGGAATTTGATCGTAAAGGTCAGTAATAACAATGGCCAACTGGACCTGTACGCCATTGACCAGAGCGGGGTATTGGCTTTCATACCTGGCTTCAACCAGCTTAACAGTGCTCTTAATACACAATTACTAAAAATACCTGATGGCAGCATTCAGGAAACAAGATTCAGCAGGAATACTTGGATCAGCACCATTCCCCAAACTTTTGGGAATAAAGTGGATTTATTATTGGGAAATAGAGCAGGAGGACTACGTTTATTAAAGGATATTTCTACAAACACCAATCCTCCAGAAGAAGGACAGCTTTTATTAAAAATCTATCCCAACCCCACAATCGGTCCTGTTGAATTGATCGCTAGTCAAGCAGGAGAAGCTAGGCTAATAAGTTCCATGGGACAAATTTTGATGGAAAGTTTTAACCTAAAAGCCAACACCCTACAAACCATAGACCTCAGTTCCTTTCCAAGCGGACTTTATCTCTTGGATTTTATAAGTAACAAAGGGAAAAGAATGACGAAGAAACTAATTGTCAGATAA